One genomic region from Spirosoma sp. KCTC 42546 encodes:
- a CDS encoding IS256 family transposase, which translates to MTNEFDFEAFKQAAIKGLYEGKPLTGENGLFAPLLKHFLESALEGEMDGHLAQTRLIEQNRRNGKTTKQVKSSAGPLELQTPRDRTGSYQPQIVPKRQVILTPQLEQKVLSLYSVGNSYADISQHLLEMYGYSLSDSELTAITDKVIPAMREWQNRPLESLYTLVWLDGIYYKVRHDGKVVTRVLYSVIGLSLSGKKQVLGIYTAESESAKFWLTVLTDLKQRGVEDLLITCVDGLKGFDTAIASVFPATTVQLCIVHQLRNSFRFVPDKLLKELANDLKTVYQAPNRKQGLENLLVIQEKWGPAYPKAIQPWLEKWELLSPFFDYPAPIRKVMYTASAARHKHGRGLSPSVTQSD; encoded by the coding sequence ATGACTAACGAGTTCGATTTCGAGGCCTTCAAACAGGCTGCTATCAAAGGCCTTTACGAAGGCAAACCCCTAACGGGCGAAAATGGCCTGTTCGCCCCCTTGCTCAAGCATTTTTTAGAGTCCGCTTTGGAAGGAGAAATGGATGGACATCTGGCCCAAACCCGGCTCATTGAACAGAACCGGCGTAATGGAAAAACTACTAAGCAAGTCAAGAGCAGTGCTGGTCCTTTGGAGTTGCAAACTCCCCGTGATCGTACGGGCAGCTACCAACCCCAGATCGTCCCAAAGCGACAGGTTATACTGACGCCCCAATTGGAACAGAAGGTGCTTTCTCTGTACAGTGTAGGCAATAGCTATGCTGATATTAGTCAACATTTACTGGAGATGTACGGCTATTCACTGTCCGACAGTGAATTAACGGCTATTACAGACAAGGTCATTCCAGCCATGCGAGAATGGCAGAATCGGCCGTTAGAAAGTCTATATACGCTGGTTTGGCTGGATGGCATCTATTACAAAGTGCGTCATGATGGTAAAGTGGTTACCCGCGTGCTTTATAGCGTGATCGGCCTGAGTCTGTCAGGAAAAAAGCAAGTACTGGGTATCTACACGGCTGAAAGTGAGTCGGCTAAGTTTTGGTTGACAGTACTAACGGATCTGAAACAGAGGGGCGTTGAAGATCTGCTCATTACATGTGTTGATGGCTTGAAAGGCTTCGATACGGCTATCGCCAGTGTTTTTCCGGCCACAACCGTGCAGCTCTGTATCGTTCACCAACTGCGCAATAGTTTCCGCTTTGTGCCCGACAAATTGTTGAAAGAATTGGCCAACGATCTGAAGACTGTTTATCAGGCTCCCAACCGGAAACAAGGCTTAGAAAACTTGTTAGTAATTCAGGAAAAATGGGGGCCAGCTTATCCCAAAGCGATCCAACCGTGGTTGGAGAAATGGGAACTACTTTCGCCGTTTTTCGACTACCCAGCCCCTATTCGCAAGGTGATGTATACGGCATCGGCCGCCCGGCACAAACACGGTCGAGGGCTATCACCGTCAGTTACGCAAAGTGACTAA
- a CDS encoding relaxase/mobilization nuclease domain-containing protein gives MIAKVSVGRSFSGVVRYLFEGHHDDLQANKQAEILAANGVRLGSMEQMISDFNRHRVLNTDLGVAVWHTALAFHADDRPKLTDPQLIGLAEDYMRELRLDPDNIQWLLVKHNDTTHPHIHLVMSRVDFDGRTVDKSFCKDRSREAAKRIAKRQGLIVAAERQRSNVVNGRVMSAEWMETKHQIQAVVVAELPNVSSLVELAQKLQLQQIRIHFQHRKQKKGKGAITGITFEANGRFIRGRNIGKEFSAGSLQKQLQQTLRSSKPYSEAQLLHPMANKTTASETHLAVKSDQKSILSDVTSKKRNDNSVKKKAKNIESSRSRLPKLG, from the coding sequence ATGATTGCCAAAGTAAGTGTAGGACGTAGCTTTAGTGGGGTAGTGCGGTATCTATTCGAAGGCCATCACGACGATTTACAGGCTAATAAGCAGGCCGAAATTTTGGCGGCTAATGGCGTACGGTTAGGGTCAATGGAACAGATGATATCGGATTTCAATCGGCACAGAGTGCTAAATACAGATTTAGGGGTTGCGGTATGGCACACTGCCTTAGCATTTCATGCGGATGACCGCCCAAAACTGACTGACCCCCAATTAATTGGGTTAGCTGAGGATTATATGCGTGAACTTCGTCTTGATCCCGATAATATACAGTGGTTGTTAGTAAAACATAATGATACCACTCATCCCCATATCCATTTAGTGATGAGTCGGGTAGATTTTGATGGTCGTACGGTTGACAAAAGTTTTTGCAAAGATCGTAGCCGCGAAGCAGCCAAACGCATTGCCAAACGACAAGGCCTGATCGTTGCTGCAGAACGGCAACGTTCTAACGTAGTTAACGGGCGGGTGATGTCCGCGGAATGGATGGAAACTAAACACCAAATTCAGGCGGTTGTAGTTGCAGAACTTCCTAATGTTTCTTCTCTGGTTGAGCTGGCTCAAAAGCTTCAATTACAGCAAATTCGGATCCATTTCCAGCATAGAAAACAGAAAAAGGGGAAAGGAGCTATAACAGGAATTACGTTTGAAGCCAACGGTCGTTTCATTCGAGGACGTAACATCGGTAAAGAGTTTAGCGCAGGATCATTACAAAAACAGCTACAGCAGACACTTCGCAGCTCAAAGCCTTATAGTGAGGCCCAATTACTACACCCAATGGCTAATAAAACTACAGCGTCAGAAACTCACCTAGCTGTAAAAAGTGACCAAAAATCTATCTTATCAGACGTTACCAGCAAGAAAAGGAATGACAATAGTGTGAAGAAGAAAGCAAAAAATATAGAAAGCTCAAGATCACGATTGCCTAAACTGGGATAA
- a CDS encoding caspase family protein, whose amino-acid sequence MNLRCLYKSALCGACAFFNLKVGLAQQEGYAVLVGVRSTTAVSSKGHPFDNNATAGVAKDLEKIQKLLQAAKFKDPNIKILSSTSDTQASSILENLKSMSTKAKTGDLVVFYFSGHGDTTPDLDNDELSGMDGILVASDRRIVDDLLRPIWNSYQRGVRLVMIVDACHSGESYDFSLLEHQPTEVSASRRRTAIRQADNQRFLAITTLRNLRFSNEIKFNNSRQTFFTSCLQAAQDPAKTYQMIYLGASHTANITGGSTTGSVFTDALYRKARQTDPNQPVRRTYRELMENLDTCPSKLSYAELGLLTQIFRTDYFLKIR is encoded by the coding sequence ATGAATCTACGCTGTCTTTATAAAAGCGCACTGTGTGGCGCTTGTGCTTTTTTTAATCTAAAAGTTGGTTTAGCACAACAGGAAGGGTATGCAGTTTTAGTCGGTGTACGTTCGACAACAGCTGTAAGTTCAAAAGGACATCCGTTTGATAATAATGCAACAGCTGGGGTCGCCAAAGACCTCGAAAAAATACAAAAGCTGTTGCAGGCAGCAAAGTTCAAAGATCCAAATATTAAAATCTTAAGTAGCACGTCAGACACTCAGGCCAGTTCTATTTTAGAAAACCTGAAATCGATGAGTACTAAAGCAAAGACCGGCGATTTAGTCGTTTTCTACTTCAGTGGACATGGTGATACTACTCCTGATTTAGACAATGATGAGCTATCAGGTATGGATGGTATACTAGTAGCCAGTGACCGACGTATTGTAGATGACTTATTAAGGCCGATTTGGAATAGCTATCAGCGTGGCGTACGACTCGTTATGATTGTGGATGCATGCCATTCGGGTGAGTCGTACGATTTTTCACTTCTAGAACACCAACCCACAGAAGTATCGGCATCCCGTAGGCGCACTGCTATCCGCCAGGCCGATAACCAACGATTTTTAGCCATTACTACTCTTCGGAACTTGCGTTTTAGCAATGAAATAAAGTTTAATAATTCTCGACAAACATTTTTCACCTCGTGCCTCCAGGCAGCTCAAGACCCGGCTAAAACCTATCAAATGATTTATCTGGGAGCTTCGCATACAGCCAATATAACGGGTGGTAGTACTACAGGTAGCGTGTTTACGGACGCCTTGTATCGAAAAGCCCGTCAGACCGACCCTAACCAACCGGTTCGACGCACTTACCGGGAATTAATGGAAAATCTCGATACGTGCCCGTCTAAACTAAGTTATGCTGAACTTGGGCTGCTTACCCAAATTTTCCGAACTGATTATTTTCTCAAAATCCGCTAA
- a CDS encoding restriction endonuclease subunit S, with product MFKNYKISDFLTRVRFPVHIDDELSYRLVTIRMRHQGVCLRTTKPGIDIGTKTMYRVKAGQFILSGIDARNGAFGIIPEELGGAVVTNDFWYFDIDESIIDKAYFLYLTSTSFFDNLCRLASDGTTNRVRLQANKFYSYEVSLPPIDEQRVVLEQLLQANGKLNALQTELNQQDELLKKLQQAILQDAIQGKLTARWREQHGPATETGTQLLACIQAAKAELVKQKKLKKEKPLPPITNAEKPFELPDGWVWCRLGEAGILDRGKSKHRPRNDERLFKNGSVPFIQTGDVAQSKKTGFLIKSYSTTYNEFGLAQSRLWPSGTLCITIAANIAETGFLTFDACFPDSVVGFTPLNDQATSSFVRYFIDVSKSYIERYAPATAQKNINLGILGELYFPLPPLTEQQAIVEAVEQAMEKLGQLRDELTHQRTQAGELLKALLHRAFQVEEANEVDVATPVEG from the coding sequence ATGTTTAAGAATTATAAAATCAGTGATTTTTTAACCCGTGTACGATTTCCTGTACATATTGACGATGAGCTGTCGTATCGGTTAGTTACGATACGAATGCGGCATCAGGGAGTCTGCCTGAGAACAACCAAACCAGGTATTGATATTGGGACTAAGACAATGTACCGAGTGAAGGCTGGTCAGTTTATTCTTTCTGGCATTGATGCTCGCAACGGAGCCTTCGGAATAATACCAGAAGAGCTAGGTGGGGCCGTTGTTACAAATGACTTCTGGTACTTTGATATTGATGAGTCGATTATTGATAAAGCCTACTTTCTGTATCTGACCTCAACCTCATTTTTTGATAATCTGTGCCGACTAGCCAGCGATGGGACTACCAATCGGGTGCGTTTGCAGGCGAATAAGTTTTATAGTTACGAGGTCTCATTACCACCAATTGACGAGCAACGTGTGGTGCTTGAGCAACTGCTACAGGCAAATGGCAAACTCAACGCCCTCCAAACCGAACTTAACCAGCAGGACGAACTACTCAAAAAACTCCAGCAAGCCATTTTGCAAGATGCCATACAGGGCAAGTTAACAGCCCGTTGGCGGGAGCAACACGGCCCAGCCACCGAAACCGGCACCCAGCTCCTCGCCTGTATACAGGCTGCAAAAGCCGAACTTGTTAAGCAGAAGAAACTAAAAAAAGAAAAGCCACTGCCACCCATCACCAACGCCGAAAAACCGTTTGAATTGCCGGATGGTTGGGTTTGGTGTAGGTTGGGGGAAGCAGGGATATTAGATAGAGGGAAATCAAAGCACAGACCACGTAATGACGAAAGGTTATTTAAAAATGGAAGTGTACCTTTCATTCAAACAGGCGATGTAGCTCAATCAAAAAAAACAGGCTTTTTAATTAAATCCTATTCCACAACGTATAATGAATTTGGATTGGCCCAAAGTAGGCTTTGGCCATCAGGGACACTTTGTATCACTATTGCTGCAAACATCGCTGAAACAGGATTTCTTACTTTTGACGCTTGTTTCCCTGATAGTGTAGTAGGATTCACACCCCTAAATGATCAGGCCACATCTTCATTCGTCCGGTACTTTATTGACGTATCGAAATCTTACATTGAGCGTTATGCTCCAGCAACCGCCCAAAAGAATATTAATCTTGGTATTCTAGGGGAGCTTTATTTCCCCCTTCCACCCCTCACTGAACAGCAAGCCATTGTTGAAGCTGTGGAGCAGGCGATGGAAAAGCTGGGCCAATTGCGAGATGAATTAACTCATCAGCGCACACAGGCCGGAGAGTTGCTCAAGGCGTTGCTGCACCGGGCGTTTCAGGTAGAGGAAGCAAACGAAGTTGACGTGGCTACGCCAGTGGAAGGGTAG
- a CDS encoding HipA family kinase, whose protein sequence is MQTHHSIEAIHKVFQTNDRPVLATCEDLNDYVCKYRYVERQLNELLAWGFLKEWGIPVPDASLVTVKPEHITTEALREGARLTFFERPVFGSIYLQYAREVDNSLTALGANRNDVLKIQNRVDLLRIALFDLWTANEDRNGNNYNLLLVPIQSGKFFIHAIDHAACFNSGNVGQYTLSSLTEEDSVLSTDFCRLLYANSTVLKRDGEIVLSSFRQKSHFVQKHYRK, encoded by the coding sequence TTGCAGACACACCACTCCATCGAAGCCATACATAAGGTATTTCAGACAAATGACAGACCAGTTTTAGCTACCTGCGAGGATCTGAATGATTACGTTTGTAAATACCGGTATGTTGAGCGGCAACTTAACGAGTTGTTAGCTTGGGGATTTCTTAAAGAATGGGGCATCCCTGTTCCAGATGCTAGCCTGGTGACTGTCAAACCTGAACATATCACTACTGAGGCATTGCGGGAAGGTGCGCGATTGACATTCTTCGAACGACCTGTATTTGGCTCAATTTATTTGCAGTATGCCCGTGAAGTAGATAATTCTTTGACGGCCTTGGGGGCAAATCGAAACGATGTTCTGAAAATACAAAATCGGGTAGATTTACTTCGAATAGCACTCTTCGATCTATGGACAGCGAATGAAGATCGCAATGGTAATAACTATAATTTGCTTCTAGTACCTATTCAGTCAGGCAAATTTTTCATCCATGCGATTGACCACGCAGCATGTTTTAATTCTGGTAACGTTGGTCAGTATACGTTATCGTCTTTGACTGAAGAGGATAGCGTTCTATCAACTGACTTCTGCCGATTGCTCTATGCGAACAGTACAGTTTTAAAGCGGGACGGTGAAATTGTGTTGTCATCTTTCCGACAAAAGTCGCACTTTGTGCAAAAGCATTACCGAAAATAG
- a CDS encoding CHAT domain-containing protein: MKWFLCLCFGFISLNTCFGQSSTIDTLSTKESRSTDELYILAFGFIQQKNYQQALPLLQKVLKIKEQVVGKNHIDYANSLNTLALCYQVMGQYEQAMPLCQQALKIREQAVGKNHPEYAKSLDNLAELYQNIGQYEKALPLSQQALKIREQTLGKNHPDYINSLSNLAGLYQDIGQYKEAILLCQQLLRLTEQTVGKNHPEYAESLNTFALCYHGMGQYQQALPLYQQALKIRGQTLGKNHPEYAKGLDNLAELCKDMGQYEQALIFYQQALKIKEQTIDKKQPSYTTSLNNLAGLYREIGQYKQALSLYKETLLLTEQAGYKSHPNYTTSLNNLATVYRQMGSYEQAIPLLQQVLTITEQVEGKKYPHYARALNNLAVVYQEMGLNNQILLLYQQSLLLTEQAVGKNHPNYATSLSNIAVAYQDIGQYQRALPLLQQALKISEQVVGKKHLDYANSLNNLAGLYQVMGRYKEAILLCQQALNIRAQAVGKKHLDYANSLSNLAGLYQDMGQYQRALPLLQQALRIREQAVGKNHPKYIDDLYKLSELYQAMSQYERAADFLAQSQAIFKTQLRQNLPILTPKDIGTYLTNNDDRIHATLSLAYKHSLQNLAIQGYNDILTRKGLQLLAIQNLQKLTQHAQDTTVVRLQQLYMGIRKRINNAYAKGQLNNIEVLQAQADSVNQQFLTLLPQYKQAFDELTITWQQVQKKLKPDEAAIEYVQFRYYDKKWTETTLYAALLIRPQIAAPQFIKLTDAQPLQRLVSQTLSPKNINTLYQGVKGDSLYRLLWQPIEKALNGAKTIYYSVDGLLHYIALAAIPTPTGKPLGLQDNLKLIPLSSTRLLTQSTRQTDLSYSPQMSAVIYGAMHYDPDSSWIYTRHISPEAYNHWLEQSAQLTDPLFWINLDNTQQQIDTIRTLIPQASVQSGAAACEESIKQLSGHAPLVLHLATHGFYKNRVTTALESTQSHLLARLLATLPEPMERSGIVLSGANYAWSGGKLPNDSTENGILTAYEVADLDLSQTQLVVLSACQTALGDLQGSEGVFGLQRGFKQAGVRYLLCSLWPVDEEKTNEFMSYFYTNLAQGQTIRQAFQLTQKAMEKNYPKEPYYWAAFTLLE, from the coding sequence ATGAAATGGTTTTTATGCCTTTGTTTCGGTTTTATCAGCTTAAACACTTGTTTTGGGCAGTCATCCACCATAGATACGTTATCTACCAAGGAGAGTCGTTCTACAGATGAATTATATATTTTAGCTTTTGGGTTTATACAACAAAAGAACTATCAGCAAGCTCTTCCACTCCTCCAAAAGGTCCTTAAGATCAAAGAGCAGGTCGTAGGTAAAAACCATATCGATTATGCCAACAGTCTCAATACTCTTGCTTTGTGCTATCAGGTCATGGGTCAATACGAGCAGGCCATGCCACTCTGTCAACAGGCTCTTAAAATCAGAGAGCAGGCTGTAGGCAAAAACCATCCTGAATATGCTAAAAGCCTTGACAACTTGGCTGAACTTTATCAAAATATAGGTCAGTATGAGAAGGCCCTCCCGCTTTCCCAACAAGCCCTTAAAATTAGGGAGCAGACATTAGGTAAAAACCATCCCGACTATATTAACAGCCTTAGTAATCTGGCTGGACTCTATCAAGACATAGGTCAGTATAAAGAGGCTATTTTACTCTGCCAACAGTTACTCAGACTCACTGAGCAGACTGTAGGTAAAAACCACCCTGAATATGCAGAGAGCCTTAATACTTTTGCTTTGTGCTATCATGGTATGGGCCAGTATCAGCAAGCTCTGCCACTCTATCAACAGGCTCTTAAAATCAGAGGGCAGACATTAGGCAAAAACCATCCTGAATATGCTAAAGGCCTTGACAACTTGGCTGAACTCTGTAAAGACATGGGCCAATATGAGCAGGCACTCATATTCTACCAACAGGCTCTTAAGATCAAAGAGCAGACAATAGATAAAAAACAACCTAGCTATACTACCAGCCTCAATAATTTGGCTGGGCTTTATAGAGAAATAGGCCAGTATAAGCAGGCCCTTTCACTCTATAAAGAGACACTCTTGCTTACAGAGCAAGCTGGATACAAAAGCCATCCTAATTATACTACTAGTCTTAATAACCTTGCTACAGTCTATCGACAAATGGGGAGTTATGAGCAGGCCATTCCTCTCTTGCAACAGGTACTTACGATCACAGAGCAAGTAGAAGGGAAAAAATACCCCCACTATGCAAGGGCACTTAATAACCTTGCTGTAGTTTATCAAGAGATGGGCCTAAATAATCAGATCCTCCTACTCTATCAACAGTCGCTCTTGCTTACAGAGCAGGCTGTAGGCAAAAACCACCCTAATTATGCCACCAGTCTTAGTAATATAGCTGTAGCCTATCAAGACATAGGCCAGTATCAGCGGGCTCTCCCACTTCTCCAACAAGCCCTTAAAATCAGCGAGCAGGTTGTAGGCAAAAAACATCTTGACTATGCTAACAGCCTCAATAATCTGGCTGGACTCTACCAAGTCATGGGTCGGTATAAAGAAGCTATTTTGCTTTGTCAACAGGCACTTAATATTAGAGCGCAAGCCGTTGGCAAAAAACATCTTGACTATGCTAACAGCCTCAGTAACCTGGCTGGACTCTATCAAGACATGGGCCAGTATCAACGGGCTCTCCCACTTCTCCAACAAGCTCTTAGAATTAGAGAGCAGGCTGTAGGTAAAAATCACCCCAAGTATATTGACGACCTCTATAAACTGTCTGAACTTTATCAAGCCATGAGCCAGTACGAGCGGGCAGCCGACTTTCTGGCACAAAGTCAGGCGATCTTTAAAACACAACTGCGACAGAATCTACCAATCCTGACTCCTAAAGATATAGGAACCTATCTAACGAATAATGATGATCGTATTCACGCTACGCTATCATTAGCATATAAACATTCCCTTCAAAATTTGGCTATCCAAGGTTACAATGACATTCTAACTCGCAAAGGCTTACAACTGCTTGCCATCCAAAACCTCCAGAAACTCACCCAACATGCTCAGGATACAACCGTTGTCCGGCTACAACAACTCTATATGGGCATTCGTAAGCGAATCAACAACGCCTATGCCAAGGGACAATTAAATAATATAGAAGTACTGCAAGCACAGGCTGATTCCGTCAACCAACAATTCCTGACTCTGTTGCCTCAGTATAAACAAGCCTTTGATGAGCTAACCATTACCTGGCAACAAGTTCAAAAAAAACTCAAGCCCGACGAAGCTGCCATAGAGTATGTCCAGTTCCGGTACTACGACAAAAAATGGACCGAAACTACATTATATGCAGCCCTTCTCATACGACCACAGATTGCAGCTCCCCAATTCATTAAACTTACTGACGCACAGCCTCTTCAACGGTTGGTCTCACAAACCTTATCACCTAAGAATATCAACACTCTCTATCAAGGTGTCAAGGGAGACTCCCTATATCGACTTTTGTGGCAACCTATTGAAAAAGCTCTCAACGGAGCCAAAACTATCTATTACTCAGTTGATGGATTGCTTCACTATATTGCTTTGGCCGCTATACCCACCCCCACAGGCAAGCCTTTAGGCTTGCAAGATAACCTTAAACTTATTCCCCTCAGCTCAACACGCCTACTTACACAGTCCACTCGACAAACTGACCTATCATACAGCCCACAAATGAGTGCCGTCATATATGGAGCTATGCACTATGACCCCGATAGTAGCTGGATTTATACACGTCACATCTCTCCAGAAGCCTATAATCATTGGCTTGAACAATCGGCTCAACTGACCGATCCCCTTTTCTGGATCAACCTGGATAATACTCAGCAGCAGATAGATACAATTCGAACTCTTATTCCCCAGGCATCGGTGCAGAGTGGCGCGGCTGCCTGTGAAGAGAGTATCAAACAGCTTTCTGGCCATGCACCACTGGTACTGCACCTGGCCACTCATGGCTTCTATAAGAACCGAGTTACTACTGCTTTAGAAAGCACTCAAAGTCATCTCCTCGCCCGACTTTTAGCTACCTTGCCAGAACCAATGGAGCGCTCTGGGATAGTGCTTAGTGGTGCCAATTATGCCTGGTCAGGTGGGAAACTGCCCAACGACTCCACGGAAAATGGGATCTTGACAGCCTATGAAGTGGCTGACCTGGACCTTAGTCAGACCCAATTAGTAGTGCTCTCGGCTTGCCAAACGGCTCTTGGAGACTTACAAGGCAGTGAAGGCGTGTTTGGGTTGCAAAGAGGTTTTAAGCAAGCAGGTGTTCGTTATCTATTGTGTAGTCTGTGGCCTGTTGACGAAGAAAAGACCAATGAGTTTATGAGCTACTTTTACACTAACTTAGCACAGGGTCAAACCATTCGTCAGGCATTTCAACTTACACAGAAGGCCATGGAAAAAAACTACCCCAAAGAACCTTATTATTGGGCCGCTTTTACCCTACTTGAATAA
- a CDS encoding DUF262 domain-containing protein, translating into MPQRIEIINNWNLRKLFDQMEQGNIKIPRFQRGYVWERTKVVKLLNSIYKQFPIGSLFLWEADSQFAHFNREIPELGLPAEPESGRYQFILDGQQRTTSLFVALRNKTIRTINYGAICFNLESCEFKIPRLLSDRHNEPAWKLMDTAAYSEVLRRYVLYDAENKTDFASAWENCRQQFSDYPISIIKSSNMQLDEVVDIFERINQGGKRLSLFDLVHAGAWATDFDLRDKVDEFNQELPIKVYGAIDSEVFTQSLALNIFNDCLQGSQLKLTADLGRQHWTQTAECIRRAIDYLRTLGVANYSFLPYNSQLSVIQHYFYCSGRSSARAEHVGLLNEWFWTSTFSQRFSSSSLSRMKDDTEWVRSLLAGSAQPNTFPVTLTVSDLIRVKMKNASVVKNGVLCLMALQKPRDFHNGQPVNLEQTQVSRSNSQQNHHLFPYSRRQELGINDQDIHSVVNFALISGALNREISNKKPSQYMLGYADETGAETLIADSRAESGFMNYLGSHFIDRKAYNALLRDEYPAFVQARGEQILEAIKQRAGNAYARTTSDQTPLEEMSVDETEDVVITD; encoded by the coding sequence ATGCCCCAACGCATTGAAATCATCAATAACTGGAATCTCAGAAAGCTGTTTGACCAGATGGAACAGGGGAATATAAAAATCCCCCGTTTTCAACGTGGTTATGTCTGGGAACGGACTAAAGTGGTCAAATTACTCAATAGCATTTATAAGCAATTTCCTATCGGATCACTGTTTTTGTGGGAAGCTGACTCACAATTTGCTCACTTTAATCGGGAGATTCCTGAACTAGGTCTGCCTGCTGAACCAGAGTCAGGCCGTTATCAATTTATCTTGGATGGGCAGCAACGTACCACCTCATTATTCGTCGCCCTACGTAACAAAACCATCCGTACAATTAACTACGGTGCTATTTGCTTTAACCTGGAAAGTTGTGAATTCAAAATTCCGCGCTTACTCAGTGATCGGCATAACGAGCCAGCGTGGAAGCTAATGGATACTGCGGCTTATTCCGAAGTTTTACGGCGCTATGTTCTCTACGATGCGGAGAATAAAACAGATTTTGCTTCGGCCTGGGAAAATTGTCGTCAGCAATTCTCGGACTATCCAATTAGCATTATCAAGTCATCGAATATGCAGTTGGATGAGGTAGTCGATATTTTCGAGCGTATCAATCAAGGAGGGAAACGGCTCTCATTGTTCGATCTGGTACATGCTGGTGCCTGGGCTACGGATTTTGATTTACGTGATAAAGTAGATGAGTTTAATCAGGAGCTCCCTATCAAAGTGTATGGTGCAATTGATTCAGAAGTTTTTACACAGTCGCTAGCTCTCAATATCTTTAATGATTGTCTTCAAGGCAGTCAGCTCAAATTAACGGCTGATTTAGGGCGACAACATTGGACCCAGACTGCAGAATGCATTCGTCGGGCAATTGACTATTTACGAACCTTAGGCGTAGCGAATTATTCTTTTCTACCCTACAACTCTCAACTCTCAGTTATTCAGCATTATTTCTACTGTTCAGGTCGTTCGTCTGCTCGTGCTGAGCATGTAGGTCTTTTGAACGAGTGGTTCTGGACGTCTACCTTTTCACAACGTTTTTCAAGCTCAAGCTTAAGCCGAATGAAAGATGATACCGAATGGGTGAGGAGTTTGTTAGCAGGCAGTGCACAGCCAAATACCTTCCCGGTTACGCTGACAGTTAGCGATTTGATACGGGTAAAAATGAAGAATGCGTCGGTTGTTAAGAATGGAGTTTTGTGCTTAATGGCTCTACAAAAGCCACGCGATTTTCATAACGGGCAACCCGTTAATCTGGAACAAACACAGGTATCGCGTTCAAACTCACAACAGAACCATCATTTATTTCCTTATTCACGACGACAGGAATTAGGAATAAACGATCAAGATATTCATTCAGTGGTGAATTTTGCTCTAATTTCGGGGGCGCTCAACCGCGAAATATCGAATAAAAAGCCAAGTCAGTATATGCTAGGATACGCTGACGAAACAGGTGCAGAAACCCTTATAGCTGACTCAAGGGCCGAATCTGGGTTTATGAACTATCTGGGTAGTCATTTCATAGACCGCAAAGCCTATAATGCCTTACTACGAGACGAGTATCCAGCGTTTGTCCAAGCAAGGGGCGAACAAATCTTGGAGGCAATTAAACAGCGAGCAGGTAACGCGTATGCTAGAACAACATCTGATCAAACACCTTTGGAAGAGATGTCAGTTGATGAAACTGAAGATGTAGTGATTACCGATTAA